Proteins co-encoded in one Bacillus infantis NRRL B-14911 genomic window:
- a CDS encoding patatin-like phospholipase family protein, which translates to MRQPVIGLALGSGGARGFAHLGVIKVLKEEGINVDVIAGSSMGALVGCFYGAGLDIDRLYKLAGAFKRKYYLDFTVPKMGFLAGKKVKELIRLFTHGKNLEDLDIPVRVVATDLKAGEKVVFSKGPIADAVRASISIPGIFTPEKLEDRLLVDGGVIDRVPVSVVEEMGADLIIAVDVSRVKTSSDITSIFDVIMQSLDIMQMELVSNREIASDIMIRPHVEMYSSRAFTNIEDIIRIGEEEARKQVPRIKEAIQNWKGQEDDEEK; encoded by the coding sequence ATGAGGCAGCCCGTGATTGGATTGGCGCTGGGATCAGGGGGAGCCAGGGGGTTCGCCCATCTTGGCGTCATCAAAGTGCTGAAAGAGGAAGGAATTAACGTCGATGTGATTGCCGGGAGCAGCATGGGAGCGCTTGTAGGCTGCTTTTATGGAGCAGGACTGGACATTGACAGGCTCTATAAGCTGGCAGGTGCTTTCAAAAGAAAGTACTATCTTGATTTTACAGTGCCGAAGATGGGGTTTCTGGCTGGCAAGAAGGTGAAGGAACTTATTCGATTGTTTACCCATGGCAAGAACCTGGAAGATCTTGATATCCCTGTCAGAGTGGTTGCAACTGATCTTAAGGCAGGGGAAAAAGTTGTTTTCAGCAAAGGGCCGATTGCTGATGCCGTCAGGGCAAGCATATCAATACCCGGGATTTTCACTCCGGAAAAACTGGAAGACCGGCTCCTGGTCGATGGGGGAGTCATTGACAGGGTGCCGGTGTCAGTTGTCGAAGAAATGGGAGCGGACCTGATCATAGCTGTCGATGTGTCAAGAGTGAAGACCAGCTCTGACATCACATCGATATTCGATGTGATCATGCAAAGCCTGGATATTATGCAGATGGAGCTCGTTTCGAACCGGGAGATCGCCTCTGATATCATGATCAGACCGCATGTGGAAATGTACAGCTCAAGGGCTTTCACCAATATTGAAGATATCATCAGGATTGGGGAAGAGGAAGCAAGAAAGCAAGTTCCCAGAA